In a single window of the Bradyrhizobium erythrophlei genome:
- a CDS encoding efflux RND transporter permease subunit, with protein sequence MGVVRFALKFPYTFYGLAALILFLGVLAIVVMPVDIFPEINIPVVTVIWQYTGLSTPEMEQRVTTYSQYAISTSVNGIKNMEAQTLNGISVQKIFFQPDVNIDLAIAQIVSATNYIRVLMPTGIQAPIVVNYNASSIPVLQLSLASDNLNEQKLYDYGYYRLRQQLAPVHGVTFPTPDGGKYRQIMVDIDQTKLQARGLTPTDVVNAISAQNLTLPSGLAKIGDRQYTVRTNAMPATIEELNNIPIKFVNGATVFVRDVGQVRDAWAVQQNIVRKNGQRAVLLSVIKNGNASTLSVVNGVRKALQTARADAPPGLTIDELFDQAKLVSASVASVVREGAIAVGLTSLMILLFLGSWRSTLIVMISIPLSILTSIVVLYFLGHTINTMTLGGMALAIGILVDDSTVTIENTHRLRTEEGMSPAAATLHGSAGIAVPTLVSTLAISCVFTSVVFLEGPAKFLFTPLGLAVVFAMLASYALSRTLTPILIGLLLKGEHHDETGSSMGWFASLHRSFERGFEHFRVSYIDVLILMLARRFIVPLAAVLMLALGIVMLTLIGRDFFPAIDGGQIKLHVRAPAATRIDATEGIFQAVEDKIREVIPERERDLIVDDIGLPQRVYNLAFTDGSTIGPNDGVILVALTKEHAPTAGYVHKLREVLAAEFPEETFYFQPADMVTQILNFGLPAQIDVRTVGRDRANNLRVAQELRRRIAAIPGIVDAHLQQEIDAPAFMAAIDRARALQFGLSPQSIANDVNISLSSSEQVTPNFWTDPAAGIPYYITVQTPERQVSSLNELGNTPVSTNIASGGPPVPGLLSNVANLRRDSVPTNLNQTNIQPAYEVYASVQGRDLGGVSEEINKFIPEMQKQLKPGNSIAVLGQIQSMHDSFRDLGLGLLFATVLVYLLMLVNYQNLGDPFVVILALPATLCGIVTMLFITGTSLSVPSLMGAIMAVGVASANSILLVTFAREQQLAGKTAFQAAIDAGHTRIRPVLMTASAMVVGMIPMAIGGAGEEQNAALARAVIGGLLFATPTTLLIVPYLFAMLRSRNDGKPANGVFEELPNE encoded by the coding sequence ATGGGCGTTGTCCGATTTGCGTTGAAATTTCCATATACTTTCTACGGGCTCGCCGCACTAATTCTGTTTCTCGGTGTCTTGGCGATTGTCGTCATGCCGGTCGATATCTTCCCGGAGATCAACATTCCGGTCGTCACTGTCATCTGGCAGTACACAGGTCTAAGCACGCCGGAGATGGAGCAGCGCGTCACCACATACAGCCAATACGCGATCAGTACGAGCGTAAATGGCATCAAGAATATGGAAGCGCAGACGCTGAATGGCATTTCCGTACAGAAGATCTTCTTTCAACCGGACGTCAATATCGACCTAGCTATTGCACAGATCGTTTCGGCTACGAACTACATTCGTGTGCTCATGCCAACCGGAATCCAAGCGCCAATAGTCGTGAACTACAATGCGTCAAGCATACCGGTCCTGCAGCTCAGCCTGGCTTCCGACAATCTCAACGAACAGAAGCTCTACGATTACGGCTACTATCGCCTGCGTCAACAGCTGGCTCCGGTCCATGGCGTCACGTTCCCGACCCCGGATGGAGGAAAATATCGGCAGATCATGGTCGATATCGACCAAACAAAGCTTCAGGCCAGGGGCTTGACGCCGACGGACGTCGTGAACGCGATCAGCGCGCAGAACCTGACACTGCCGTCAGGCTTGGCCAAGATTGGAGACAGGCAATACACGGTTCGCACCAATGCGATGCCCGCGACCATCGAAGAACTGAACAATATCCCCATAAAGTTCGTGAATGGAGCAACGGTATTTGTGAGGGATGTCGGCCAGGTCCGCGATGCCTGGGCAGTACAGCAAAATATCGTCCGAAAAAATGGCCAACGCGCTGTCTTGCTGAGCGTCATCAAGAACGGCAATGCTTCGACGCTCAGCGTCGTGAACGGGGTTCGGAAAGCTCTGCAGACGGCACGCGCGGACGCACCTCCCGGCCTGACCATCGATGAACTGTTCGATCAAGCCAAACTCGTCTCGGCGTCGGTCGCGAGCGTGGTCCGGGAGGGGGCTATCGCGGTTGGGCTTACCTCGCTGATGATCCTGCTGTTTCTCGGGTCATGGCGGTCGACGCTGATCGTCATGATTTCGATTCCGCTGTCGATCCTGACATCCATCGTCGTGCTCTATTTTCTTGGCCACACGATCAATACCATGACACTCGGCGGGATGGCGTTGGCGATCGGCATCTTGGTCGACGATTCGACGGTAACTATCGAAAATACTCATCGGCTGCGCACTGAAGAGGGAATGAGCCCGGCCGCGGCGACACTTCACGGGTCGGCCGGTATTGCCGTCCCAACCTTGGTCTCGACGCTCGCCATCAGTTGTGTGTTTACATCGGTGGTGTTCCTCGAGGGGCCGGCCAAATTTCTGTTCACGCCTCTCGGGCTCGCCGTGGTGTTCGCGATGCTGGCGTCCTATGCCCTGTCGAGGACGTTGACGCCGATCCTCATAGGCTTGCTGCTGAAAGGCGAGCACCACGACGAAACCGGCAGTTCGATGGGCTGGTTCGCGTCGCTGCACCGCAGTTTCGAGCGTGGCTTCGAACACTTTCGCGTAAGCTATATCGACGTGCTCATCCTGATGCTCGCGCGACGGTTCATTGTCCCGCTTGCTGCCGTCCTCATGCTCGCGTTGGGAATCGTGATGCTAACGCTCATCGGGCGTGATTTCTTTCCAGCAATCGACGGAGGACAGATCAAGCTCCACGTTCGCGCACCTGCCGCCACCCGGATCGACGCGACCGAAGGCATTTTCCAGGCCGTCGAGGACAAGATTCGAGAGGTAATTCCCGAGCGAGAACGAGACCTCATTGTGGACGATATCGGGTTACCGCAACGTGTGTACAACCTTGCATTCACCGACGGCTCAACAATTGGCCCCAATGACGGCGTGATCCTGGTGGCCCTTACGAAGGAGCACGCGCCGACGGCCGGGTACGTCCACAAGTTGCGCGAGGTGCTGGCGGCCGAATTTCCCGAAGAAACGTTCTATTTCCAGCCTGCAGACATGGTCACCCAAATTCTCAATTTCGGGCTGCCGGCGCAGATCGATGTTCGGACAGTTGGCCGCGACCGCGCGAACAACCTGCGCGTAGCGCAGGAACTGCGGCGCCGCATTGCTGCTATTCCCGGAATTGTTGACGCGCATCTTCAACAGGAGATCGATGCTCCGGCATTCATGGCCGCGATTGATCGTGCGCGTGCTCTGCAGTTCGGGCTAAGCCCGCAGAGTATCGCCAACGACGTCAATATAAGCCTGAGCTCTTCCGAGCAGGTTACGCCGAACTTCTGGACCGATCCGGCAGCGGGAATTCCGTACTACATTACGGTCCAGACGCCGGAGCGTCAGGTGAGTTCCCTAAACGAACTTGGCAACACGCCAGTTTCTACGAACATCGCCTCTGGAGGCCCGCCGGTACCAGGACTGCTGAGCAACGTTGCCAACTTAAGACGTGACAGCGTCCCGACCAACTTGAATCAGACGAACATCCAGCCAGCCTACGAAGTGTACGCCAGCGTGCAGGGCCGCGACCTCGGCGGCGTCTCCGAGGAGATCAACAAGTTCATTCCGGAAATGCAAAAACAGCTCAAGCCAGGCAACTCGATTGCGGTTCTCGGCCAAATCCAGAGCATGCATGATTCCTTCAGGGATCTGGGGCTCGGACTGTTGTTCGCCACCGTGCTCGTCTATCTGCTCATGCTCGTGAATTACCAGAATTTAGGCGATCCGTTCGTCGTGATCCTGGCCCTTCCTGCAACGCTGTGCGGAATCGTCACCATGCTATTTATCACCGGCACGAGCTTGAGTGTGCCCTCCCTGATGGGCGCGATCATGGCCGTCGGCGTTGCCTCGGCCAATTCCATTCTGCTCGTCACGTTCGCGCGGGAACAGCAGCTCGCCGGCAAGACGGCGTTTCAGGCCGCGATCGATGCGGGACATACCCGGATTCGGCCCGTCCTGATGACGGCATCGGCCATGGTCGTCGGCATGATCCCGATGGCGATCGGCGGCGCCGGCGAGGAACAGAATGCAGCGCTGGCGCGCGCGGTGATTGGCGGCCTGCTGTTCGCGACGCCAACGACCCTGCTGATCGTCCCTTATCTGTTTGCCATGCTGAGAAGCCGCAACGACGGCAAACCAGCTAATGGCGTGTTCGAGGAACTTCCCAATGAATGA
- a CDS encoding efflux RND transporter periplasmic adaptor subunit: protein MNDTCNRQREPAVGRKSEKAPNDCPDTQRRWSRLLFGGAAFLLLAAGLAFGTSRSYSQQREVIATADHAREFVPSVRVATVGASPGNIVVTLPATTAAFADANIYARATGYIGKRNVDIGDHVKQGELLVELGVPELDDQIAQNESTLEQLKAAVQQAEANSTLAQATWGRDKPLLRDGWVTGHQGDIDLQTVKADEAAVSVAQANVVAQERLLRVLHQNRAYASVVAPFDGIITQRNVDVGSLVQGNANTGTFMFEIMQKDVIRVRVYVPQDAAFGVAPGVEAIVRVPEIPGRTFRGEVTRIAEALQTGTRTLLTEIDISNPDGALQPGTYCTVDLNILRKTPSFLVPADATIFNQNGMQVAVVKDGTAHIHKVSVMRDFGTQVEVDDGVEQGDLVIINPPIALSEGSKVRARAEPAVPRT, encoded by the coding sequence ATGAATGACACCTGCAATCGTCAGCGCGAACCGGCCGTCGGTCGCAAATCCGAAAAAGCGCCGAACGATTGCCCGGATACTCAGCGCCGCTGGAGCCGCCTTCTGTTCGGGGGCGCCGCTTTCTTGCTGCTCGCCGCGGGCCTGGCTTTCGGCACATCGCGCTCCTATTCGCAGCAGCGGGAGGTCATAGCGACCGCCGATCACGCTCGCGAGTTCGTACCGAGCGTTCGTGTCGCGACCGTAGGGGCGAGCCCCGGCAATATCGTCGTCACGTTGCCGGCAACGACGGCCGCGTTCGCGGACGCGAACATTTATGCTCGCGCCACCGGCTATATCGGAAAGCGAAACGTTGACATCGGCGATCATGTCAAACAAGGCGAACTGCTGGTCGAGCTTGGAGTACCCGAGCTCGACGACCAGATTGCGCAGAACGAGTCCACCCTCGAGCAGCTCAAGGCCGCAGTGCAGCAGGCCGAAGCCAACTCGACGCTCGCGCAAGCGACCTGGGGCCGCGATAAACCCTTGCTCAGGGATGGATGGGTGACGGGCCACCAAGGCGATATCGACCTCCAAACCGTCAAGGCGGATGAAGCCGCGGTCAGCGTTGCGCAAGCGAATGTCGTCGCGCAGGAGCGCCTGCTTCGGGTGCTGCATCAGAACCGGGCCTATGCCTCGGTTGTTGCACCGTTCGACGGCATCATCACCCAGCGCAACGTTGATGTCGGCTCGTTGGTGCAGGGAAACGCAAACACCGGCACTTTCATGTTCGAGATCATGCAGAAGGACGTGATCCGTGTGCGGGTCTATGTGCCGCAGGACGCGGCGTTCGGCGTTGCGCCGGGCGTTGAGGCGATAGTGCGCGTTCCCGAAATCCCGGGTCGCACGTTCCGCGGCGAGGTGACACGGATCGCCGAAGCGCTGCAGACCGGCACTAGGACGCTGCTGACCGAGATCGACATTTCGAATCCCGACGGCGCGCTACAGCCTGGCACCTACTGCACTGTCGATCTCAACATACTGAGGAAGACGCCATCGTTTCTGGTGCCGGCCGATGCGACGATTTTCAATCAGAACGGAATGCAGGTGGCCGTGGTCAAAGATGGTACCGCCCATATCCACAAGGTGTCGGTGATGCGCGATTTCGGAACGCAGGTGGAAGTGGACGACGGGGTCGAACAAGGCGACTTGGTGATCATCAATCCGCCCATTGCCCTTAGCGAGGGCAGCAAAGTACGGGCTCGCGCGGAGCCCGCCGTACCAAGAACGTAG
- a CDS encoding ABC transporter ATP-binding protein, whose amino-acid sequence MVAATASDYPVRGTTLTLREVSHRFDLEGQPLPVLDRVSLQVGRGEFVALLGPSGCGKSTLLRLVAGLETPTAGSLLTEGREIEAPDPSRVVVFQDPTLYPWRTVWSNVALGLEARGLLRTHRGRIEDALRLVGLTGFANAYPHQLSGGMAQRAALARALVNDPKLLILDEPLGQLDSLTRITMQGELVSLWQRAGFTALLVTHDVEEALFLAGRVIVLSQRPAHIKAEIANARPYPRHRGDPHLAELRHQVLAHLGLGATW is encoded by the coding sequence GTGGTAGCGGCGACCGCAAGCGACTACCCGGTCCGCGGAACGACGCTGACGCTCCGCGAAGTGAGCCATCGCTTCGACCTGGAAGGACAGCCGCTGCCGGTATTGGACCGCGTCAGCCTGCAGGTCGGCCGCGGCGAGTTCGTCGCTCTCCTGGGGCCGAGTGGGTGCGGAAAATCGACCTTGCTGCGGCTGGTCGCGGGGCTCGAAACTCCGACCGCCGGCTCCCTGCTGACGGAGGGAAGGGAGATCGAAGCACCGGATCCGTCGCGCGTCGTCGTTTTTCAGGACCCCACGCTTTATCCATGGCGGACGGTGTGGAGCAACGTTGCGCTCGGACTGGAAGCACGCGGGTTGCTGCGCACCCATCGCGGACGCATCGAAGACGCGTTGCGCCTGGTCGGGCTCACAGGCTTCGCCAATGCCTACCCGCACCAGCTTTCCGGCGGCATGGCGCAACGCGCGGCTCTGGCGCGCGCGCTGGTCAACGACCCGAAGCTGCTCATTCTCGACGAGCCTTTGGGCCAGCTCGACTCACTGACGCGGATCACGATGCAGGGCGAACTCGTGTCACTGTGGCAGCGCGCTGGCTTCACCGCGCTGCTCGTGACCCATGATGTGGAAGAGGCGTTGTTCCTTGCCGGCCGGGTTATCGTGTTGAGCCAGCGTCCGGCACACATCAAGGCGGAAATCGCGAACGCCAGGCCGTATCCCCGCCACCGGGGCGACCCGCATCTGGCCGAGCTTCGCCATCAGGTGCTCGCGCATCTCGGTCTCGGCGCCACCTGGTAA
- a CDS encoding ABC transporter permease encodes MKYRGHRNRVSVFFARSATRSLIGGLSAAAAWSMVAALTAFWPDKLESDWAYTGNLAAACGALAVALALAAFAGVRFTVFQRLQRLSPWLVALALFLAAWEAVTAKLGLLPLPFFPPPQAIVEVVVDDWGRLAAGTLASARLLATGYFIGAAVGFVTGVAIGWSRLAGYWIHPILRFIGPLPATAWLPLAFFVFPSSFSASIFLIALATGFPVTVLTWSGVAGVNSAYYDIARTLGASQRFLVLKVAIPAAMPHVFVGLFMGLGNSFAVLVVAEMLGVKAGLGWYLQWAQGWAAYANMYAALLLMAFLCSGLITLLFRLRDRLLSWQKGLVRW; translated from the coding sequence ATGAAGTATCGAGGCCACAGAAACCGGGTTTCGGTTTTTTTTGCACGGTCAGCCACTCGGTCGTTAATCGGCGGGCTGTCTGCGGCCGCCGCGTGGTCTATGGTCGCCGCGCTCACCGCGTTCTGGCCGGATAAGCTCGAAAGCGATTGGGCCTACACCGGCAACCTCGCCGCTGCGTGCGGAGCATTGGCCGTTGCCCTTGCCTTGGCGGCCTTTGCCGGCGTTCGTTTTACTGTTTTCCAACGTCTCCAGCGGCTTTCTCCGTGGCTGGTCGCGCTCGCGCTGTTTTTGGCTGCCTGGGAGGCCGTCACCGCAAAGCTCGGATTGCTGCCGTTGCCGTTTTTTCCGCCGCCACAGGCCATTGTCGAAGTCGTAGTCGACGACTGGGGACGGCTGGCTGCGGGCACCTTGGCCTCAGCTCGTCTGCTCGCGACCGGTTATTTTATCGGTGCGGCGGTCGGGTTCGTGACTGGCGTGGCGATCGGCTGGTCGCGGCTCGCCGGTTATTGGATCCACCCGATTTTGCGGTTCATCGGGCCGCTGCCAGCGACGGCCTGGCTGCCGCTCGCATTTTTCGTATTCCCGTCGAGCTTCAGCGCCAGCATTTTCCTGATTGCGCTCGCCACCGGGTTTCCGGTCACGGTGCTCACCTGGTCGGGTGTCGCCGGCGTGAACAGCGCCTATTACGATATTGCGCGGACATTGGGGGCAAGCCAGCGCTTCCTCGTGCTCAAGGTTGCCATTCCGGCGGCAATGCCGCATGTTTTTGTTGGCCTGTTCATGGGGCTCGGCAACTCGTTTGCGGTTCTCGTCGTAGCCGAAATGCTAGGCGTGAAGGCGGGGCTCGGCTGGTATCTGCAATGGGCGCAGGGTTGGGCGGCCTACGCCAATATGTACGCCGCGCTACTGCTCATGGCGTTCTTGTGCTCCGGATTGATCACGCTGCTGTTCCGCTTGCGCGACCGCCTGCTATCCTGGCAGAAGGGTCTGGTGCGGTGGTAG
- a CDS encoding ABC transporter substrate-binding protein, with protein MRAGADSARLCRERVDSLHSLRKTGEEYHDSCKQDWFEYRRARHGRYATLESDIMETRNIGNSLTKGLPEAKRRAFSRRSVLTLVGALGATAPFGIFGAARALTASGAGSLAYIPGEPLICRTAANSEELQGPPRQLKLAWNANAACTLAAPVAKERGIFAKHNLDVDFVNFGGSTDQLLEGIATGKTDAGLGLALRWLKPLEQGFDVRITAGVHGGCIRLLGSKAANIDSLESLRGKAIGISDQASPAKNFFSIFLAKKGIDPTQEVEWRQYPANLLALAVDKGEVQALAEIDPLPYLWLKEGKLNEIATNLTDEFADRTCCILAIRGSLTRSELPVAAALTRSILEAADRIASDPADAAAIYSSYGGRGSVEDLATMYRSHTHHNHPVGAALKKQLLLYTEELKAVNVIKRNTDTAKFAERIYLDVLS; from the coding sequence ATGCGCGCGGGCGCGGATAGCGCTCGATTGTGCAGGGAGCGGGTCGACTCGCTGCACTCCCTTCGGAAAACCGGGGAGGAGTATCATGACAGTTGCAAGCAAGATTGGTTTGAGTATCGCCGCGCTCGGCACGGCCGATACGCGACTTTGGAGAGCGACATCATGGAAACGCGCAACATCGGCAACAGCTTGACGAAAGGTCTACCCGAAGCGAAGCGGCGCGCCTTCTCCCGCCGCTCGGTGCTCACCTTGGTCGGCGCCCTCGGGGCCACGGCGCCGTTTGGGATCTTCGGAGCGGCTCGCGCGCTGACGGCATCCGGGGCTGGATCGCTGGCATATATTCCTGGCGAGCCTCTTATTTGCCGCACCGCGGCGAACAGCGAAGAGCTGCAGGGGCCGCCCCGCCAGCTCAAACTCGCCTGGAACGCGAACGCGGCCTGCACGCTCGCTGCGCCGGTCGCAAAGGAACGGGGTATCTTCGCCAAGCACAACCTCGATGTCGATTTCGTCAATTTCGGCGGTTCGACCGACCAGCTGTTGGAGGGGATCGCGACTGGCAAGACGGATGCCGGTTTGGGGTTGGCCCTGCGCTGGCTCAAGCCGCTGGAGCAAGGTTTCGACGTTCGGATCACCGCCGGCGTGCACGGCGGCTGCATCCGGCTCCTCGGCTCCAAGGCTGCGAATATTGACAGCCTGGAGTCCCTGCGCGGCAAGGCTATCGGTATTAGCGATCAGGCGAGCCCAGCGAAGAACTTCTTTTCGATCTTCCTCGCCAAAAAGGGCATCGATCCGACCCAAGAGGTAGAGTGGCGCCAGTATCCGGCCAATCTGCTCGCGCTTGCCGTCGACAAGGGCGAAGTGCAGGCGCTGGCCGAGATCGATCCGCTGCCCTATCTTTGGCTCAAGGAAGGCAAGCTCAACGAGATCGCGACGAACTTGACGGATGAATTCGCCGACCGCACCTGCTGCATTCTCGCGATACGTGGCAGCCTCACCCGAAGCGAATTACCGGTGGCGGCCGCTCTGACACGATCGATACTGGAGGCGGCAGACCGAATTGCCAGCGATCCCGCAGACGCCGCAGCGATCTATTCGAGCTACGGCGGGAGAGGATCCGTGGAGGATCTCGCCACCATGTATCGCAGCCATACTCACCACAATCATCCCGTCGGAGCGGCGCTCAAGAAGCAACTTTTACTCTACACCGAGGAACTCAAGGCGGTGAACGTCATCAAGCGAAACACCGACACCGCCAAGTTCGCCGAGCGGATTTATCTTGACGTTCTAAGCTGA
- a CDS encoding nuclear transport factor 2 family protein: MTTIPLAKPGDRNPRTIEECRSFVAYVESLFMPWNVDALVDGFTEDCVVRFGIVPEFRGREALRGFFMARSAKQKGYRLKKQFRTLMNDTMTNIWDGEWEDSGTGRLMKGFGVEVWTMRGGKIAVWETAFNSGPADEALDVSQMLK; this comes from the coding sequence GTGACAACAATACCCTTGGCGAAACCCGGCGATCGCAATCCTCGCACAATCGAGGAGTGCCGATCTTTTGTAGCTTACGTTGAGTCATTGTTCATGCCGTGGAACGTAGATGCGCTGGTTGATGGATTCACCGAAGACTGTGTTGTGCGGTTTGGCATCGTTCCTGAATTCAGGGGGCGCGAGGCACTTCGCGGATTCTTTATGGCGCGAAGCGCCAAGCAGAAGGGCTATCGCCTGAAGAAACAGTTTCGGACACTCATGAATGACACAATGACAAACATCTGGGACGGAGAATGGGAAGACTCCGGGACTGGACGGCTCATGAAGGGATTTGGAGTAGAAGTTTGGACCATGCGCGGCGGCAAAATCGCGGTTTGGGAAACTGCGTTCAATAGTGGGCCGGCGGACGAGGCGCTGGATGTCAGCCAGATGCTCAAATAA
- a CDS encoding AraC family transcriptional regulator → MRDSKQPERSSALRSISNSAKERPIVGLGERVYESTKLAALFDVLVDRGCPAGEILRNVNLTMDEVHSPKSRISLAELMTACKNAIRLSNDPHLPYRTGTSIHLSAYGMYGFAILCCPDFRKAMAFAELYHALAAPLATIEFTEEDGVASWVIEPNARAAIDPQVYRFITEMQIGIHISLMRDIMGPAFTPDQISIAYPEAHDFGLPADQIGCRLRFASRTNQIIFRSAWLDQSANLGNKTTYPAVVALCDDLLNDLKSRIGVAGEIRALLLGDITNPPTLAAVAKLLEVSDRSLRRQLREQGISFRGLLDELRMQIALKYLRTTRLANEDIALALGFSDAANFRRAFRRWTNKSPSEIRGE, encoded by the coding sequence TTGCGCGACTCCAAGCAGCCTGAGAGATCCTCCGCTTTGCGCTCTATTTCGAACAGCGCGAAGGAAAGGCCGATCGTTGGATTAGGTGAGCGTGTTTACGAGTCGACCAAACTTGCCGCGCTATTCGACGTGCTCGTCGACCGGGGTTGTCCAGCCGGCGAAATACTGAGAAACGTCAACCTGACCATGGACGAGGTGCACTCTCCCAAGTCAAGGATTTCGCTCGCGGAATTGATGACGGCCTGCAAGAACGCAATTCGGCTCTCAAACGACCCGCACCTGCCTTACCGCACCGGCACATCAATCCACCTCTCCGCTTACGGCATGTACGGGTTCGCCATTCTTTGCTGTCCCGACTTTCGAAAGGCGATGGCTTTTGCCGAACTTTATCACGCGCTCGCGGCGCCGCTGGCAACAATCGAATTCACCGAGGAGGACGGTGTCGCGAGCTGGGTCATTGAGCCCAATGCGCGCGCCGCAATCGATCCGCAAGTCTACCGCTTCATCACCGAGATGCAGATCGGCATTCATATATCTCTAATGCGGGATATCATGGGCCCTGCGTTCACTCCAGATCAGATCAGCATAGCTTATCCGGAAGCCCATGATTTTGGCCTGCCCGCGGACCAGATCGGATGTCGTCTAAGATTCGCAAGCCGGACCAACCAGATCATTTTTCGGTCGGCATGGCTCGACCAATCTGCAAATCTCGGCAACAAGACGACGTACCCAGCGGTCGTGGCCCTCTGCGACGACCTGCTCAACGATCTGAAATCGCGAATTGGAGTAGCCGGAGAGATTCGCGCACTCCTGCTCGGAGATATCACCAACCCTCCGACCCTCGCCGCCGTAGCAAAGCTCCTTGAAGTGAGCGATCGCTCGTTGCGACGTCAGCTGCGGGAACAAGGGATTTCCTTCCGTGGCTTGCTGGATGAACTGCGAATGCAAATCGCGCTGAAATACCTGCGCACGACAAGGCTGGCGAACGAAGATATTGCGCTGGCGCTCGGATTCAGTGATGCCGCAAATTTCCGCCGCGCATTTCGCCGCTGGACGAACAAGTCACCTAGCGAGATCAGAGGCGAATAA
- a CDS encoding fatty acid--CoA ligase has protein sequence MVGRLIQTTKSAYQYPLIFKQLWHTPRVQAPDQEVVYRDLRRFTYLQIKERIGRLASALSKAGVVPGDTVGVLEWDSHRFLEAFFAIPMMGAVLQTVNVRLSPEQIAYTIDHAGASTLLVNDEFVGLVEGLKAQLPKVKRLIVMSDRPVPQTGSLSFVGEYESLLAAAAPDYDFPDFDENTQATTFYTTGTTGLPKGVYYSHRQLVLHSICGLALFGMAGTQGRFSRDDVYMPITPMFHVHAWGFPWSATLAGVKQVYPGRYEPAMLVKLIKGEGVTFTHGVPTILQMLLDAAAKANVDLEGLKMVIGGSALPKALAKRALAAGIDIFAGYGMSETGPLAAVSHVRSKDLTGDPDGEVEFRARAGIAGPLVDLRIVDPDMKNVPHDGKSAGEIVIRAPWLTQGYFNNPEGSEQLWAGGYLHTSDIAVVDANGSVHITDRIKDVIKTGGEWVSSLQIEDLISQCAGVAEAAVIGVKDEKWGERPLALVVKRPSDANGVSDAAIKDHLKVFADKGVISKYGIPEKIIFIDSIPKTSVGKINKKALREQYGDA, from the coding sequence ATGGTGGGAAGGCTGATTCAGACCACCAAATCAGCTTATCAGTATCCTTTGATTTTCAAGCAATTGTGGCACACGCCGCGCGTGCAAGCGCCGGATCAGGAGGTCGTTTACCGCGATCTGAGGCGCTTCACCTATCTCCAGATCAAGGAGCGGATAGGCCGTCTCGCATCGGCGCTGAGCAAAGCGGGGGTTGTGCCCGGCGACACCGTGGGCGTCCTCGAATGGGACAGCCACCGGTTTCTCGAAGCTTTCTTCGCGATCCCGATGATGGGCGCCGTGTTGCAGACGGTGAATGTCCGTCTGTCGCCCGAACAGATCGCCTACACAATCGATCACGCTGGCGCCTCGACGCTTCTCGTCAACGATGAGTTCGTCGGATTGGTGGAGGGGCTGAAGGCCCAATTGCCGAAGGTCAAGCGGCTGATCGTGATGTCGGACCGACCTGTCCCGCAGACTGGCAGCCTGTCCTTCGTCGGCGAATATGAGAGTCTGCTTGCTGCGGCTGCGCCTGATTACGACTTTCCTGATTTCGACGAGAATACTCAAGCGACCACTTTCTACACGACCGGCACGACCGGACTGCCCAAGGGGGTTTATTACAGCCACCGGCAACTGGTGTTGCACTCGATCTGCGGGTTGGCGCTGTTCGGTATGGCGGGGACGCAGGGCCGCTTCTCGCGTGACGACGTCTACATGCCGATCACACCGATGTTTCACGTCCATGCCTGGGGGTTTCCCTGGTCGGCGACACTCGCCGGGGTCAAGCAGGTCTATCCCGGTCGCTATGAGCCGGCGATGCTGGTCAAGCTGATCAAGGGTGAGGGCGTCACCTTCACCCACGGCGTGCCGACCATTCTGCAGATGTTGCTCGACGCCGCCGCCAAGGCGAATGTCGATCTGGAGGGCCTCAAGATGGTGATTGGCGGGTCGGCCTTGCCGAAGGCGCTGGCCAAGCGGGCGCTGGCCGCTGGCATCGACATCTTCGCGGGCTATGGGATGTCGGAGACGGGCCCGCTTGCCGCAGTGTCCCATGTCCGATCGAAGGACCTCACCGGCGATCCGGACGGAGAGGTCGAGTTCCGCGCCAGGGCCGGCATCGCCGGGCCGCTGGTGGATCTGCGCATCGTCGACCCCGACATGAAGAACGTGCCGCATGACGGCAAATCCGCCGGCGAGATCGTGATACGGGCGCCATGGCTCACCCAGGGTTATTTCAACAATCCTGAAGGCTCGGAGCAACTCTGGGCCGGGGGTTACCTGCACACCAGCGATATCGCCGTGGTCGACGCGAACGGCTCTGTGCACATCACCGACCGTATCAAGGACGTGATCAAGACCGGCGGCGAGTGGGTCTCGTCGCTGCAGATCGAGGATTTGATCTCGCAATGTGCCGGCGTTGCGGAGGCTGCTGTCATCGGCGTCAAGGACGAGAAATGGGGTGAGCGGCCGCTCGCGCTCGTGGTCAAGCGGCCGTCGGATGCGAATGGCGTCAGCGACGCCGCCATCAAGGACCATCTCAAAGTGTTCGCCGACAAGGGCGTCATCTCGAAATACGGCATTCCGGAGAAGATCATCTTCATCGACAGCATTCCCAAGACGAGCGTCGGCAAGATCAACAAGAAGGCGCTGCGCGAGCAGTATGGTGACGCGTAG